A DNA window from Mesorhizobium sp. C432A contains the following coding sequences:
- a CDS encoding HD domain-containing protein, with protein sequence MATVKFTAMKDGDRQDYEFLTAHEIDYAAKTGERLLDALVQLDEGLSGYKITRLGHSLQAATRAWRDGADTDWIACALLHDIGDIYAPYNHDEYAASILKPFVREQCTWVVEKHGDFQRLYYAHHLGGNRHARDRFAGHAYFDDCDQFCERWDQSSFDPDYDTLPIAFFRQFVLEVFARKAYDPSVIRIGERVPLIDPETATTRTGA encoded by the coding sequence ATGGCTACCGTCAAATTCACCGCGATGAAGGATGGCGACAGGCAAGACTACGAGTTCCTAACCGCCCATGAGATCGACTATGCCGCCAAGACCGGCGAGCGGCTGCTCGACGCTTTGGTGCAGCTCGACGAAGGCCTGTCCGGCTACAAGATCACCCGGCTCGGCCATTCGCTGCAGGCGGCGACTCGTGCCTGGCGCGACGGCGCCGACACCGACTGGATCGCCTGCGCGCTGCTGCACGACATCGGCGACATCTACGCTCCCTACAATCACGACGAATACGCCGCCTCGATCCTGAAACCTTTCGTGCGCGAGCAATGCACCTGGGTGGTGGAAAAGCATGGCGACTTCCAGCGGCTCTATTACGCGCATCATCTCGGCGGCAACCGCCATGCTCGCGACCGCTTCGCCGGCCATGCCTATTTCGACGATTGCGACCAGTTTTGCGAACGCTGGGACCAGTCGAGCTTCGACCCGGACTACGACACGCTGCCGATCGCATTCTTCCGCCAGTTCGTGCTCGAAGTCTTCGCCCGCAAGGCCTACGACCCCTCCGTGATCCGCATCGGCGAGCGCGTGCCTCTCATCGACCCCGAAACCGCCACGACAAGAACCGGAGCCTGA
- a CDS encoding GlxA family transcriptional regulator, which produces MIKSEKPTIFRAERSPLKVTLLVFSGSSIMCVASAVDPLRAANRISGETLFDFKLVSVTGEAPVTTCGLAVAVRGRFDAAEPTDVLVVVAGFGTQNYATSALLSGLRRAARAARACGGVEAGTWLVARAGLLEGRSATTHWEDMEDFSSAFPGVDVRPDRYVIDGPVFTSGGASPTFDLMLHLIRTRLGMAVALDVASVFIYDQARAATDAQPLVSLGRLDGYDPRLAQAIRLMESHVDQPLTIDAVAKRAGVTARTLESIFRKSIGETPGAYYLRLRLGAARRLVVDTRIAMADIAGRTGFSSAAAFSRAFSRAFGEAPVRLRRG; this is translated from the coding sequence GTGATCAAAAGCGAAAAACCTACCATCTTTCGCGCTGAGCGATCGCCGCTCAAGGTGACGCTGCTGGTGTTTTCAGGCTCGTCCATCATGTGCGTGGCGTCGGCCGTCGACCCGCTGCGCGCCGCCAACCGCATCTCAGGCGAGACGCTGTTCGATTTCAAACTGGTCTCGGTCACCGGCGAGGCGCCGGTCACCACATGCGGCCTGGCGGTGGCGGTCAGGGGCCGCTTCGATGCGGCCGAGCCGACCGACGTGCTTGTCGTCGTCGCCGGCTTCGGCACCCAGAATTACGCGACATCGGCTCTGCTTTCCGGATTACGGCGAGCGGCCCGCGCGGCTCGCGCCTGCGGCGGCGTCGAGGCCGGCACATGGCTGGTGGCGCGCGCCGGCCTCCTCGAAGGCCGCAGCGCCACCACCCATTGGGAAGACATGGAGGATTTTTCCTCCGCCTTTCCCGGCGTCGACGTGCGTCCGGACCGCTACGTCATCGACGGACCGGTGTTCACCTCCGGCGGGGCGTCGCCGACCTTTGACCTGATGCTGCATCTGATCCGCACGCGGCTGGGCATGGCCGTGGCGCTCGATGTCGCCAGCGTCTTCATCTATGATCAGGCGCGCGCCGCGACCGACGCGCAGCCGCTGGTCTCGCTCGGCCGGCTCGACGGCTACGACCCGCGTCTGGCGCAGGCCATCCGGCTGATGGAATCGCATGTCGACCAGCCGCTGACCATCGACGCGGTGGCAAAACGCGCCGGGGTGACGGCGCGGACATTGGAGAGCATTTTTCGCAAGTCAATCGGCGAGACGCCGGGCGCCTATTATCTCAGACTGCGGTTGGGCGCGGCGCGACGGCTGGTGGTCGACACGCGCATCGCCATGGCGGATATTGCCGGGCGGACGGGGTTCTCGTCCGCCGCGGCATTTTCCAGAGCGTTTTCAAGAGCGTTCGGCGAAGCCCCGGTCAGGCTGCGCCGAGGTTGA
- a CDS encoding carnitine 3-dehydrogenase, producing the protein MSIINKAAAIGGGVIGAGWVARLLLNGIDVSIFDPDPEASRKVSEVMKGARRAYRQMVPGGLPREGRLTFAKTIAEAVADADFIQESVPERLDLKHRVLAEIDLYAPANAIVGSSTSGIKPTDMQVAMKKHPERLVVGHPFNPVYLLPLVEIVGGEQTFPEAIEVAKEIYASIGMKPVVIRKEIEAFVGDRLLEAAWREALWLIKDGICTVEELDDIMRYGFGLRWAQMGMFQVYRVAGGEAGMRHFMAQFGPCLKWPWTKLMDVPEFNDELVDLIASQSDDQAHGLSIRELEKIRDDNLVAIMDALSKQNKGKGWGAGALHKDYTRQLAKLAAKKPAASRAAEKAKASKPVKKAEKPKKKKKG; encoded by the coding sequence ATGAGCATCATCAACAAGGCAGCCGCCATTGGCGGCGGTGTCATCGGCGCCGGTTGGGTGGCGCGGTTGCTGCTCAACGGCATCGATGTGTCGATCTTCGATCCGGACCCGGAAGCGTCGCGCAAGGTCTCGGAAGTGATGAAGGGCGCGCGCCGCGCCTACAGGCAGATGGTTCCCGGCGGCCTGCCCAGGGAAGGCAGACTGACCTTTGCCAAGACCATCGCCGAGGCGGTGGCCGATGCCGATTTCATCCAGGAGAGCGTGCCGGAGCGGCTCGACCTCAAACACCGCGTGCTGGCCGAGATCGATCTCTACGCGCCGGCGAACGCCATAGTCGGCTCGTCTACCTCCGGCATCAAGCCGACCGACATGCAGGTCGCGATGAAGAAGCATCCGGAGCGTCTGGTTGTCGGACATCCCTTCAACCCGGTCTACCTGCTGCCGCTGGTCGAGATCGTCGGCGGCGAGCAGACGTTCCCCGAAGCGATCGAGGTTGCCAAGGAAATCTATGCCTCGATCGGCATGAAGCCGGTGGTGATCCGCAAGGAAATCGAGGCCTTTGTCGGCGACCGCCTGCTGGAGGCGGCCTGGCGCGAGGCGCTGTGGCTGATCAAGGACGGCATCTGCACGGTCGAGGAACTCGACGACATCATGCGCTATGGCTTCGGCCTGCGCTGGGCGCAGATGGGCATGTTCCAGGTCTACCGCGTCGCCGGCGGCGAGGCCGGCATGCGCCACTTCATGGCGCAGTTCGGGCCGTGCCTGAAATGGCCGTGGACCAAGCTGATGGACGTGCCGGAGTTCAACGACGAGCTGGTCGATCTTATCGCCTCCCAGTCGGACGACCAGGCGCACGGCCTGTCGATCCGCGAGCTGGAAAAGATCCGCGACGACAATCTGGTCGCGATCATGGATGCTCTGTCGAAACAGAACAAAGGCAAGGGCTGGGGCGCCGGCGCCTTGCACAAGGACTATACCAGGCAGCTGGCCAAGCTGGCAGCGAAGAAGCCGGCCGCATCCAGGGCCGCCGAAAAGGCCAAGGCATCCAAGCCGGTGAAGAAGGCGGAAAAGCCGAAGAAAAAGAAGAAGGGCTGA
- a CDS encoding 3-keto-5-aminohexanoate cleavage protein, protein MPLAMNREVFITCAVTGSGGSQDRSPHVPRSPKQIADSAIDAAKAGAAIVHCHVRDPETGKPRRDVHLYREVTDRIRAAEVDVILNLTAGMGGDMVFGSPEAPLPLNEKGTDMGGATNRMEHVRQCLPEICTLDCGTMNFAEADYVMTNTPGMLRAMGGMMTALGVKPEIEAFDTGHLWFAKQLVEEKVLNPDALVQLCMGVPWGAPDDLNTFMAMVNNVPSTWNWSAFAIGRNQMAYAAAAVLAGGNVRVGLEDNLWLDKGVLATNAQLVERAASIVTNLGARILGPEEVRRKLNLTKRAPIAAAA, encoded by the coding sequence ATGCCGCTCGCGATGAACCGTGAGGTTTTCATTACCTGTGCCGTGACCGGGTCCGGCGGCTCGCAGGACCGCTCCCCGCATGTTCCACGCTCGCCCAAGCAGATCGCCGATTCTGCCATCGACGCGGCCAAGGCCGGTGCCGCCATCGTCCACTGCCATGTCCGCGACCCCGAGACCGGCAAGCCGCGCCGCGATGTCCATCTCTACCGCGAAGTGACGGACCGCATCCGCGCGGCAGAAGTCGATGTGATCCTGAACCTGACCGCCGGGATGGGCGGCGACATGGTGTTCGGCTCACCGGAAGCGCCGCTGCCGCTCAATGAAAAAGGCACCGACATGGGCGGCGCCACCAACCGCATGGAACATGTGCGCCAGTGCCTGCCGGAGATCTGCACGCTGGATTGCGGCACCATGAACTTCGCCGAGGCCGATTATGTCATGACCAACACGCCCGGCATGCTGCGCGCCATGGGCGGCATGATGACGGCGCTCGGCGTCAAGCCGGAGATCGAAGCTTTTGATACCGGCCACCTCTGGTTCGCCAAGCAGCTGGTCGAAGAAAAGGTCTTGAATCCCGACGCGCTGGTGCAGCTCTGCATGGGTGTGCCGTGGGGGGCGCCGGACGACCTCAACACCTTCATGGCCATGGTTAACAACGTGCCGTCGACCTGGAACTGGTCGGCCTTCGCCATCGGCCGCAACCAGATGGCCTATGCAGCCGCTGCAGTGCTCGCCGGCGGCAATGTCCGCGTCGGTCTCGAAGACAATCTCTGGCTCGACAAGGGCGTGCTGGCCACCAATGCGCAGCTGGTCGAGCGCGCCGCCAGCATCGTCACCAATCTCGGCGCCAGGATTTTGGGGCCGGAGGAAGTGCGCAGGAAGCTCAACCTCACCAAGCGGGCGCCGATCGCAGCGGCTGCTTAA
- a CDS encoding acyl-CoA dehydrogenase yields the protein MDFGLSEEQKLIVETTRAFVENELYPHEREVERTGVLRRELIEEIKVKAIEAGLYAANMPADVGGAGLDTVTWLLYEKELGRANYALHWTCVARPSNILLAGTPEQREKYLFPCIRGEKWDCLAMTEPGAGSDLRGMKATAVQDGHDWVLNGTKHFISHADLADFAICFMASGEEETPRGKRKKITAFFVDKGTKGFTVRDGYRNVSHRGYTNAILEFDDCRLPASQVLGEVHKGFDVANSWLGATRLQVGATCLGRAERALGHAIEYSAQRQQFGQQIGKFQGVSFKLADMATELKAADLMVFEAGWKYDQGTVTDQDMAMAKLKATEMLAFVADEAIQIHGGMGLMDDLPLERIWRDARVERIWEGTSEIQRHIISRALLRPFGA from the coding sequence ATGGATTTCGGTCTTTCGGAGGAACAGAAGCTCATCGTCGAGACGACGCGCGCGTTCGTCGAGAATGAGCTTTACCCGCATGAACGCGAGGTCGAGCGCACCGGCGTGCTGCGCCGCGAGTTGATCGAGGAGATCAAGGTCAAGGCAATCGAAGCCGGACTGTATGCGGCCAACATGCCGGCCGATGTCGGTGGCGCTGGCCTCGATACGGTGACTTGGCTGCTCTACGAGAAGGAACTCGGCCGCGCCAACTATGCGCTGCACTGGACCTGCGTCGCGCGCCCCTCCAACATCCTGCTCGCCGGCACGCCGGAGCAGCGCGAAAAATACCTGTTCCCGTGTATTCGTGGCGAGAAGTGGGACTGCCTGGCGATGACCGAGCCCGGCGCCGGCTCCGACCTGCGAGGCATGAAGGCGACCGCGGTGCAGGACGGCCACGACTGGGTCCTTAACGGCACCAAGCATTTCATCTCCCATGCCGATCTTGCCGATTTCGCGATTTGTTTCATGGCTTCGGGCGAGGAAGAAACGCCGCGCGGCAAGCGCAAGAAGATCACCGCCTTCTTCGTCGACAAGGGCACCAAGGGGTTCACGGTGCGCGACGGCTACCGCAACGTCTCGCATCGCGGCTACACCAACGCCATCCTCGAATTCGATGATTGCCGCCTGCCGGCAAGCCAGGTGCTGGGTGAGGTCCACAAGGGCTTCGACGTCGCCAATTCCTGGCTCGGCGCCACGCGCCTGCAGGTCGGCGCCACCTGTCTCGGCCGCGCCGAGCGGGCGCTCGGTCATGCCATCGAGTATTCCGCGCAGCGCCAGCAGTTCGGCCAGCAGATTGGCAAGTTCCAGGGCGTGTCGTTCAAGCTCGCCGACATGGCGACGGAATTGAAGGCGGCGGACCTGATGGTGTTCGAAGCCGGCTGGAAGTACGATCAGGGCACCGTCACCGATCAGGACATGGCCATGGCGAAGCTGAAGGCTACCGAAATGCTCGCCTTTGTTGCCGACGAAGCAATCCAGATCCATGGCGGCATGGGGCTGATGGATGACCTGCCGCTGGAGCGCATCTGGCGCGACGCCCGTGTCGAGCGCATCTGGGAAGGGACGTCGGAAATCCAGCGCCACATCATTTCGCGGGCGCTGCTGCGCCCGTTCGGGGCTTAA
- a CDS encoding acetate--CoA ligase family protein: MHKLERLLRPKSIAVFGGAQAAAVVAQSIKMGFAGEIWPVHPNKDEVAGRKAYRSVADLPGAPDAAFVGVNRHLTIEVIKALAERGAGGAVCFAAGFLETEAYDDDGERLQAELVAAAGQMPIIGPNCYGLINYADGALLWPDQHGGIRLPEGAKGVAIITQSSNIAINMTMQKRGLPIAFLMTAGNQAQTGLSEMALGLIEDERVTSLGLHIEAFDSVAGFEKLAARARELKKPIIAMKVGRSEQARQATVSHTASLAGSDAASGAFLRRLGIARVDSIPAFIEALKLLHVTGPLPGYRLSSMSCSGGEASVMADSAEGRWVNFPELTSKHRAHVKSTLGPLVAVANPLDYHTFIWNNEPAMTATFTAMVSGGFDLNMLVLDFPRPDRCSVTDWWATLRAFESALKTNNAHGAIVSSLPENLPEEYTAELMARGMVPLFGISEAMDAAGAAAFIGWAWAEPQAQPIDTSAAGAAGGDHVTPDEAEAKARLIEAGLPVPKAERAANAVEAVISSMALGFPVALKALGVTHKSEVGAVRLNLKDAESVSTAAHDLLPLGTGLYVERMVRDGVAELIVGFTRDPMFGAVMTLGTGGVLVELLRDSVTLMLPATRDDIEAALRGLKLFPLLEGYRGRPKADVAAAIDAIAGIAGFVQKNAGEIEELDINPLIVCAEGKGAWIADALLVLGEKKNV, encoded by the coding sequence ATGCACAAGCTTGAACGCCTCTTGCGCCCAAAATCCATCGCGGTGTTCGGCGGGGCCCAGGCCGCTGCCGTCGTCGCCCAATCGATCAAGATGGGCTTTGCCGGCGAAATCTGGCCGGTGCATCCGAACAAGGACGAGGTCGCCGGCCGCAAGGCCTATCGCTCGGTCGCCGACCTTCCCGGCGCGCCGGACGCTGCCTTTGTCGGCGTCAACCGGCATCTCACCATCGAGGTGATCAAGGCGCTGGCTGAGCGCGGCGCCGGCGGCGCCGTCTGTTTTGCCGCGGGCTTTCTCGAGACCGAGGCCTATGACGACGATGGCGAGCGGCTGCAGGCCGAACTGGTGGCCGCGGCCGGCCAGATGCCGATCATCGGCCCGAACTGTTATGGCCTGATCAACTACGCCGACGGCGCGCTGTTGTGGCCCGACCAGCATGGCGGCATCCGGCTGCCCGAAGGCGCCAAGGGCGTCGCCATCATCACCCAGTCCTCCAACATCGCCATCAACATGACGATGCAGAAGCGCGGCCTGCCGATCGCCTTCCTGATGACCGCCGGCAACCAGGCGCAGACCGGCCTCTCCGAAATGGCGCTCGGCCTGATCGAGGACGAGCGCGTCACCTCGCTCGGCCTGCACATCGAAGCCTTCGATTCGGTAGCAGGCTTCGAGAAGCTGGCGGCGCGGGCGCGCGAACTGAAGAAGCCGATCATCGCCATGAAGGTCGGCCGCTCCGAGCAGGCGCGGCAGGCGACGGTCTCGCACACGGCATCGCTGGCTGGCTCGGACGCTGCCTCGGGCGCATTCCTGCGGCGGCTCGGCATTGCGCGCGTCGATTCCATCCCCGCCTTCATCGAGGCGCTGAAGCTGCTGCATGTCACCGGGCCGCTGCCCGGCTATCGTCTGTCGTCGATGAGCTGCTCCGGCGGCGAGGCCTCGGTGATGGCCGACAGCGCCGAAGGCCGCTGGGTCAACTTCCCGGAGCTCACCAGCAAGCACCGCGCCCATGTCAAATCGACGCTCGGGCCGCTGGTCGCGGTCGCCAATCCGTTGGACTACCACACCTTCATCTGGAACAACGAACCGGCGATGACCGCCACCTTCACCGCCATGGTGTCGGGCGGTTTCGACCTCAACATGCTGGTGCTCGATTTCCCGCGCCCCGACCGTTGCTCGGTCACCGACTGGTGGGCGACGCTGCGCGCCTTCGAATCGGCGCTGAAGACCAACAATGCGCATGGCGCGATTGTCTCGTCGCTGCCGGAGAACCTGCCGGAGGAATACACCGCCGAACTGATGGCGCGCGGCATGGTGCCGTTGTTCGGCATTTCCGAGGCCATGGATGCCGCAGGCGCGGCGGCCTTCATCGGCTGGGCCTGGGCCGAGCCGCAGGCGCAGCCGATCGACACATCGGCTGCCGGTGCTGCCGGCGGCGACCATGTCACGCCTGATGAGGCCGAGGCCAAGGCGCGGCTGATCGAGGCCGGCTTGCCGGTGCCGAAGGCCGAACGCGCCGCCAATGCCGTCGAAGCGGTGATTTCGTCGATGGCGCTCGGCTTCCCGGTGGCGTTGAAGGCGCTTGGCGTCACCCACAAGTCGGAAGTCGGCGCTGTCAGGCTTAACCTCAAGGACGCCGAATCCGTCAGCACCGCGGCGCACGATCTCTTGCCGCTCGGCACCGGGCTCTATGTCGAGCGCATGGTGCGCGACGGCGTCGCCGAGCTGATTGTCGGCTTTACCCGCGACCCGATGTTCGGCGCCGTCATGACGCTGGGAACTGGCGGCGTGCTGGTCGAGCTGTTGCGCGACAGCGTGACCTTGATGCTGCCGGCAACGCGCGACGATATCGAGGCGGCGCTACGCGGCCTGAAACTGTTCCCTCTGCTTGAGGGCTATCGCGGCCGGCCGAAGGCCGATGTCGCCGCGGCCATCGACGCCATCGCAGGCATTGCCGGCTTCGTGCAGAAGAATGCCGGCGAGATCGAGGAACTCGACATCAACCCGCTGATCGTCTGCGCCGAAGGCAAGGGCGCCTGGATTGCCGACGCGCTGCTGGTGCTGGGAGAGAAGAAGAATGTCTGA